From one Catellatospora sp. IY07-71 genomic stretch:
- a CDS encoding RICIN domain-containing protein, whose product MAIAPSRAHRPPDRRSRLLPLYLTAVLTAASALSAAPAGAAVMTTLHASPTGSGTACSAAQPCSLAQAQSSVRALAPTMSGDIVVQLAGGTYALSTPLTFTSADSGTNGYTVFWQAAPGALPVISGGQRVTGWTQVDAGQNIWRAAAGTGFDSRQLYVNGRIATRARTQVNRADFTMTTSGMTFSSSALSYLNNIAAEDRVELESVNSFTDRYVPVQSISNNVITMEQPAWNNNTFGYDTLSRPFRAGPLYLVNAREFLDAAGEWYLDTSAGQLYYKPLSGENMATAEVQLPRLESLLRVGGTYASPAHHLSFSGLQFSHTSWLQPNTGQGYADQQTGAYIYGTWARPSDWLNSCQSGCQQFEATRPNWRQMPAAVQVSAANAIRFTGNRFTNLGQVGLGIGNDANAHATGVGLGAGDVDVIGNTFEQIAAGAVIAGGVQADAHHPGDSRMINRDIVYADNTVRDVAIDYRSHVGLLMTYTADSAMTNNEVYNLPYTGISIGYGWGANDAGGSQDYIDRGLYNYQPRYTTATIAKNYRVQANHVHDVMRQMTDGAAFYALSALPGSTINQNYFRNTNGWLGLYFDEGARYLSASNNVFDNIGQWAYGQHWANNNTGNLTLTNNWTTSTNTNIVSGSRGNVNTGTVVVTGGNWPTAARTVMTSAGVQSSTQQGVTIVGGQSGRCVDVPNSTSTNGTQVQLWDCSGGTNQRWTYTASKQLTVYGNKCLDASGQGTANGTRLVIWDCNGQANQQWNVNANGTITGVQSGLCVDASGYGTANGTLLHLWGCHGGTNQQWSLRS is encoded by the coding sequence GTGGCTATTGCTCCCAGCCGCGCACATCGACCGCCGGATCGCCGGTCCCGGCTGCTCCCCCTGTACCTCACCGCCGTGCTCACCGCCGCATCGGCACTGTCCGCCGCGCCGGCCGGCGCCGCCGTCATGACGACCCTGCACGCCTCCCCCACGGGATCCGGCACCGCGTGCTCGGCGGCGCAACCGTGCTCGCTGGCCCAGGCCCAGTCGTCGGTGCGCGCGCTCGCGCCGACGATGAGCGGGGACATCGTGGTGCAGCTCGCCGGTGGCACCTACGCCCTGTCCACGCCGCTGACGTTCACCTCGGCCGACTCGGGCACCAACGGCTACACCGTGTTCTGGCAGGCCGCGCCGGGCGCCCTGCCCGTCATCTCGGGCGGGCAGCGGGTCACCGGATGGACCCAGGTCGACGCCGGGCAGAACATCTGGCGGGCCGCCGCCGGGACCGGATTCGACAGCCGCCAGCTCTACGTCAACGGCCGCATCGCGACCCGGGCCCGCACCCAGGTCAACCGCGCCGATTTCACGATGACGACCAGCGGCATGACGTTCTCCAGCAGCGCGCTGTCGTACCTGAACAACATCGCCGCCGAGGACCGCGTCGAGCTGGAGTCGGTGAACTCGTTCACCGACCGGTACGTGCCGGTGCAGTCCATCAGCAACAACGTGATCACCATGGAGCAGCCGGCCTGGAACAACAACACCTTCGGCTACGACACTCTCAGCAGGCCGTTCCGCGCCGGGCCGCTGTACCTGGTCAACGCGCGGGAGTTCCTCGACGCCGCCGGCGAGTGGTATCTGGACACCTCCGCCGGACAGCTCTACTACAAGCCGCTCAGCGGCGAGAACATGGCCACGGCCGAGGTGCAGCTGCCGCGGCTGGAGTCACTGCTGCGGGTGGGCGGCACCTACGCGTCGCCGGCCCATCACCTGTCCTTCTCCGGCCTGCAGTTCTCCCACACCAGCTGGCTGCAGCCCAACACCGGCCAGGGCTACGCCGACCAGCAGACCGGCGCTTACATCTACGGCACCTGGGCCCGTCCGTCGGACTGGCTGAACTCGTGCCAGTCGGGCTGCCAGCAGTTCGAGGCCACCCGGCCCAACTGGCGCCAGATGCCCGCGGCGGTGCAGGTCTCGGCGGCCAACGCGATCAGGTTCACCGGCAACCGGTTCACCAACCTGGGCCAGGTCGGGCTGGGCATCGGCAACGACGCCAACGCCCACGCCACCGGCGTCGGCCTCGGTGCCGGCGACGTCGACGTCATCGGGAACACGTTCGAGCAGATCGCGGCCGGCGCCGTCATCGCCGGTGGCGTGCAGGCCGACGCGCACCACCCCGGCGACTCACGGATGATCAACCGCGACATCGTGTACGCCGACAACACCGTCCGCGACGTGGCCATCGACTACCGCAGCCACGTCGGCCTGCTCATGACCTACACCGCCGACTCGGCCATGACCAACAACGAGGTCTACAACCTGCCGTACACGGGCATCTCGATCGGCTACGGCTGGGGCGCCAACGACGCCGGGGGCTCGCAGGACTACATCGATCGCGGCCTCTACAACTACCAGCCGAGATACACCACCGCGACGATCGCGAAGAACTACCGCGTGCAGGCCAATCACGTCCACGACGTCATGCGGCAGATGACCGACGGCGCGGCGTTCTACGCCCTGTCCGCGCTGCCCGGCTCGACGATCAACCAGAACTACTTCCGCAACACCAACGGCTGGCTCGGCCTCTACTTCGACGAGGGAGCACGCTACCTGTCGGCCTCGAACAACGTGTTCGACAACATCGGGCAGTGGGCCTACGGGCAGCACTGGGCCAACAACAACACCGGCAACCTGACCCTGACCAACAACTGGACGACCAGCACCAACACCAACATCGTCAGCGGCTCGCGCGGCAACGTCAACACCGGCACGGTGGTCGTCACCGGCGGGAACTGGCCGACGGCGGCTCGCACGGTGATGACCTCGGCCGGGGTGCAGTCGTCCACCCAGCAGGGCGTCACCATCGTCGGCGGGCAATCCGGCCGCTGCGTCGACGTGCCGAACTCCACCTCGACCAACGGCACCCAGGTGCAGCTGTGGGACTGCTCCGGCGGCACCAACCAGCGCTGGACCTACACCGCGAGCAAGCAGCTGACGGTGTACGGCAACAAGTGCCTGGACGCCTCCGGTCAGGGCACCGCCAACGGCACCCGCCTGGTCATCTGGGACTGCAACGGGCAGGCCAACCAGCAGTGGAACGTCAACGCCAACGGCACCATCACCGGCGTGCAGTCGGGGCTGTGCGTAGACGCGAGCGGGTACGGCACTGCCAACGGGACGCTGCTGCACCTGTGGGGCTGCCACGGCGGCACGAACCAGCAGTGGAGCCTGCGCAGCTGA
- a CDS encoding aldo/keto reductase, producing MFPQAPAAMPTRPLGRTGLNVTTLGFGASGIGNLGHPRTDLDAARAVGAAWDAGIRLFDTAPHYGLGLSELRLGDALRERPRDAYVLSTKVGRLLRPHPAPTGSDLAAGGFAVADDLIRVWDFSADGVSRSLEESLTRLGVDRIDVVYVHDPDDAVDEAVSHAIPALIRLRDQGVIGAVGVGMNQWQAPLRMVRETDLDVVMLAGRYTLLDRSGEQLLDECAGRGVAVVAAAPFNSGILARPWPADGAHFNYAPAPDPVLQRARRLAETCQAHDVTLPVAALQFPLRHPAVTSVVTGMGSAAHVAAAAAAMRTTVPTGLWQATG from the coding sequence GTGTTTCCACAAGCCCCGGCAGCCATGCCCACCCGGCCGCTCGGCCGCACCGGCCTGAACGTGACCACGCTCGGGTTCGGCGCCTCCGGGATCGGCAACCTGGGCCACCCCAGGACCGACCTCGACGCCGCGCGAGCCGTCGGCGCCGCCTGGGACGCGGGCATACGCCTGTTCGACACCGCGCCCCACTACGGGCTCGGCCTGTCGGAACTGCGGCTGGGCGACGCGCTGCGCGAACGGCCCCGCGACGCGTACGTCCTGTCCACCAAGGTCGGCCGGCTGCTGCGGCCCCACCCCGCGCCGACCGGCTCCGATCTCGCCGCCGGCGGCTTCGCCGTGGCCGACGACCTGATCCGGGTATGGGACTTCAGCGCCGACGGAGTCAGCCGGAGCCTTGAGGAGAGCCTCACCCGGCTGGGCGTCGACCGCATCGACGTCGTCTACGTCCACGACCCGGACGACGCCGTCGACGAAGCCGTCAGCCACGCCATTCCCGCTCTGATCAGGCTGCGCGACCAGGGGGTGATCGGCGCGGTCGGCGTGGGCATGAACCAGTGGCAGGCCCCCCTGCGCATGGTGCGTGAGACCGACCTCGACGTCGTCATGCTGGCTGGCCGGTACACGCTGCTCGACCGGTCGGGCGAGCAGCTGCTCGACGAGTGCGCCGGCAGGGGAGTGGCCGTGGTCGCCGCCGCGCCCTTCAACTCCGGCATCCTCGCCAGGCCGTGGCCGGCCGACGGCGCGCACTTCAACTACGCGCCCGCGCCCGACCCGGTGCTCCAGCGGGCACGGCGGCTGGCCGAGACCTGCCAGGCGCACGACGTCACGCTGCCCGTCGCGGCCCTGCAGTTTCCCCTCCGTCACCCGGCGGTGACCTCTGTCGTCACCGGCATGGGATCGGCCGCGCACGTCGCGGCCGCGGCAGCGGCGATGCGCACCACGGTGCCCACCGGCCTGTGGCAGGCGACGGGGTGA
- a CDS encoding L-rhamnose mutarotase, with product MQVIGLHTRLKPGLEAEYERIHAKLSPEHEQALRESGVHSWHIWRDGLDLFHTIVCDDWDGMEASMGRLELTERWHQIIHPLLDMAVSQRGPLPLVWRLPDPAAPTGTTDPT from the coding sequence ATGCAGGTGATCGGACTGCACACCCGCCTCAAGCCCGGCCTGGAGGCGGAGTACGAACGCATCCACGCCAAGCTATCGCCGGAACACGAGCAGGCGTTGCGCGAGAGCGGGGTCCATTCGTGGCACATCTGGCGGGACGGGCTCGACCTGTTCCACACGATCGTGTGCGACGACTGGGACGGCATGGAGGCGTCGATGGGCCGGCTGGAGCTGACCGAACGCTGGCACCAGATCATCCACCCGCTGCTCGACATGGCCGTGTCCCAGCGCGGGCCGCTGCCGCTGGTGTGGCGTCTGCCTGACCCGGCCGCACCAACCGGGACCACTGATCCCACCTGA
- a CDS encoding SDR family oxidoreductase: MSAAMFDLTGKLAVVTGARRGIGLAVAEALAAAGADIIAVSAQLEPEGSEVARRVTAHGRSCEVRAADFSRRAAVAALAAELTGRQRPVDILVNNAGTIARAPAAEHSDEDWDHVLAVDLTAQFILAREVGRAMLTRRTGKIIFTASLLSFQGGITVPGYTAAKSGVAGLTKALANEWAVHGVNVNAIVPGYIATDNNQALRDDPVRNAAIVDRIPAGRWGTPADLAGVAVFLASAASDYVHGALVPVDGGWLGR, from the coding sequence GTGAGCGCCGCGATGTTCGACCTCACCGGCAAACTCGCCGTCGTCACCGGCGCCCGCCGCGGCATCGGCCTGGCCGTCGCCGAGGCGCTCGCCGCCGCCGGAGCCGACATCATCGCGGTCAGCGCACAGCTGGAGCCCGAAGGCAGCGAGGTGGCCCGCCGGGTGACGGCCCATGGCCGCAGCTGCGAGGTGCGAGCGGCCGACTTCTCCCGCCGTGCGGCGGTCGCGGCGCTGGCCGCCGAGCTCACCGGGCGGCAACGTCCCGTCGACATCCTGGTCAACAACGCCGGCACCATCGCCCGCGCACCCGCCGCCGAGCACAGCGACGAGGACTGGGACCACGTGCTCGCGGTCGACCTCACCGCCCAGTTCATCCTGGCCCGCGAGGTCGGCCGGGCCATGCTCACCAGGCGCACCGGGAAGATCATTTTCACGGCGTCGCTGCTCAGCTTCCAGGGCGGGATCACCGTGCCCGGATACACCGCCGCCAAGTCGGGCGTCGCGGGGCTGACCAAGGCGCTGGCCAACGAATGGGCCGTCCACGGCGTCAACGTCAACGCCATCGTGCCCGGCTACATCGCGACCGACAACAACCAGGCGCTGCGCGACGACCCGGTGCGCAACGCCGCCATCGTCGACCGCATCCCGGCCGGACGGTGGGGCACCCCGGCCGACCTCGCGGGTGTGGCCGTCTTCCTCGCGTCGGCAGCCTCGGACTACGTGCACGGCGCGCTCGTGCCCGTCGACGGCGGCTGGCTCGGCCGGTGA
- a CDS encoding zinc-binding dehydrogenase, protein MHQAVYEGDRRLRVIDVPETAPGPGQVQIDVAFTGICGTDLHILHGDMDRRVATPAVLGHEMSGTVARLGDGVAGWVPGDPVTVLPVLPCGDCRTCAAGHGHVCPRLTFIGIDSAGSMQQRWNVPAQALVRLPETLDLAHGALAEPTAVAVHDVRRSGLTAGEHAVVIGGGPVGLLIAVVARHAGAHVMVLEPSPQRRALADRLGFPAADPTGADTTALVEDWTGGAGAAVAFEVSGAAAGAATAVHALAPRGRLVMVAIHATPREIDLHRFFWRELTMLGARLYSRDDMATAVDLVAAGRIPAADLVTHVEPLHRAGEAFAALESGAGVMKVLLDCAVRR, encoded by the coding sequence ATGCACCAAGCCGTATACGAAGGCGACCGCCGCCTGCGCGTCATCGACGTGCCCGAGACGGCACCCGGCCCGGGGCAGGTGCAGATCGATGTCGCCTTCACCGGGATCTGCGGCACCGACCTGCACATCCTGCACGGCGACATGGACAGGCGCGTCGCCACACCGGCTGTGCTCGGCCACGAGATGTCGGGAACGGTGGCCCGCCTCGGCGACGGCGTGGCCGGCTGGGTCCCCGGCGACCCGGTCACCGTCCTGCCTGTCCTGCCGTGCGGCGACTGCCGCACCTGTGCCGCCGGGCACGGCCACGTCTGCCCACGGCTCACCTTCATCGGCATCGACAGCGCCGGGTCCATGCAGCAGCGCTGGAACGTGCCCGCCCAGGCGCTGGTCCGCCTGCCCGAGACCCTCGACCTCGCCCACGGCGCGCTCGCCGAACCCACCGCCGTCGCCGTCCACGACGTCCGGCGCAGCGGCCTGACCGCCGGCGAGCACGCCGTCGTTATCGGCGGTGGTCCCGTCGGCCTGCTCATCGCGGTGGTCGCCCGGCACGCCGGAGCCCACGTCATGGTGCTGGAGCCGAGCCCGCAGCGCCGAGCCTTGGCCGACCGGCTCGGCTTCCCGGCCGCGGATCCCACCGGCGCTGACACGACCGCGCTCGTCGAGGACTGGACCGGCGGCGCGGGCGCCGCGGTCGCGTTCGAAGTGTCCGGCGCGGCCGCCGGAGCCGCCACGGCCGTGCACGCGCTGGCACCGCGCGGGCGGCTGGTGATGGTGGCGATCCACGCCACCCCGCGGGAGATCGACCTGCACCGCTTCTTCTGGCGAGAGCTGACGATGCTCGGCGCCCGCCTGTACAGCCGCGACGACATGGCGACGGCCGTCGACCTGGTGGCCGCCGGCCGGATCCCGGCCGCCGACCTGGTCACCCACGTGGAGCCGCTGCACCGCGCGGGCGAAGCGTTCGCCGCCCTCGAATCGGGGGCCGGCGTGATGAAGGTGCTGCTCGACTGCGCGGTCCGCCGGTGA
- a CDS encoding amidohydrolase yields the protein MTLDPIATIIDAHLHVWDPSRGVYPWLGEHLAPVNRAMALREVMPELTDRGVGAVVLVQSADDGFDTDLMFETARSHPEVAGVVGWVPLDLPAVAADRLARLRDEPLFAGVRNLIHERADPHWILRPDVDAGLGLLEQAEVPFDFVAGGPQALATAAEVARRHPGLHLILDHLGAPPLRADSGPAQQWLHDLEVLAGHPRVYAKLSGLYLGLDPAGDGLRRAGAHIRAALRLFGSDRLMYGGDWPICLLHEPYGRTLDIVRHSLPDLGAAGWHDILTATAARVYGIDPRRASAQP from the coding sequence GTGACCCTCGATCCGATCGCGACGATCATCGACGCGCACCTGCATGTCTGGGATCCCTCGCGCGGCGTCTACCCCTGGCTCGGCGAGCACCTGGCACCGGTGAACCGCGCCATGGCGCTGCGGGAGGTCATGCCTGAGCTCACCGACCGGGGAGTCGGGGCGGTGGTGCTGGTGCAGTCCGCCGACGACGGCTTCGACACCGACCTGATGTTCGAGACGGCGCGGTCTCACCCCGAGGTCGCCGGGGTCGTCGGCTGGGTGCCCCTGGACCTGCCCGCGGTCGCCGCCGACAGGCTGGCTCGGCTGCGCGACGAACCGCTGTTCGCCGGGGTGCGCAACCTGATCCACGAGCGCGCGGACCCGCACTGGATCCTGCGCCCCGATGTGGACGCGGGCCTGGGCCTGCTGGAGCAGGCCGAGGTGCCGTTCGACTTCGTCGCGGGCGGTCCGCAGGCCCTGGCCACCGCGGCCGAGGTCGCCCGCCGCCACCCCGGACTGCACCTGATCCTGGATCACCTCGGGGCGCCCCCGCTGCGCGCCGACTCCGGCCCGGCGCAGCAGTGGCTGCACGATCTGGAGGTGCTCGCCGGCCACCCCCGCGTGTACGCCAAGCTGTCCGGGCTGTACCTGGGGCTTGACCCGGCGGGCGACGGCCTGCGCCGAGCCGGTGCCCACATCCGCGCAGCGCTGCGGCTGTTCGGCTCCGACCGGCTGATGTACGGCGGCGACTGGCCGATCTGCCTGCTGCACGAACCATACGGGCGCACATTGGACATCGTCCGGCACAGCCTGCCGGACCTCGGCGCCGCCGGATGGCACGACATCCTCACCGCCACCGCCGCGCGGGTGTACGGCATCGACCCAAGGCGGGCGTCCGCTCAGCCGTGA
- a CDS encoding amidohydrolase: MIIDAHVQLWTADSLWAAAARHPRVRRDHDVDALRASLAASEVDACVLVEAGPGTSADTTRCLEIAAWTPWAVGVVGWAPLTDPDLGDIIGKHRAEPGGQHLVALQERVYELEEDFLDRPGTRAGLTAVAECGLAIELAVRTEQLPSVARLAEAMPGARIVLQQAGSPWVTGGAEGLAEWQRGIEPVAACGNVRAKLSGLVTLAHWDRWSVDDLRPYVDHAVEVFGARRLMFGSDWPTSELAATYPESLRAIASLLGGLHRDVFAETAVSTYQLELSDVRPAGPR; this comes from the coding sequence GTGATCATCGATGCGCATGTCCAGCTGTGGACTGCGGACAGCCTCTGGGCCGCGGCCGCCCGGCACCCCCGGGTCCGGCGTGACCACGACGTCGACGCCCTGCGCGCCAGCCTGGCCGCGTCGGAGGTCGACGCCTGCGTGCTCGTGGAGGCCGGTCCCGGCACCTCCGCCGACACCACGAGGTGCCTGGAGATCGCGGCCTGGACTCCGTGGGCCGTCGGCGTGGTCGGCTGGGCGCCGCTCACCGACCCGGATCTCGGCGACATCATCGGCAAGCACCGGGCCGAACCGGGCGGGCAGCACCTCGTCGCGTTGCAGGAGCGCGTGTACGAGCTGGAAGAAGACTTCCTGGATCGGCCCGGGACGCGCGCGGGGCTGACCGCGGTGGCCGAATGCGGGCTGGCGATCGAGCTCGCGGTGCGCACCGAGCAGTTGCCTTCGGTGGCGCGCCTGGCCGAGGCGATGCCCGGTGCGCGCATCGTCCTGCAGCAGGCAGGCTCACCCTGGGTGACCGGCGGCGCCGAAGGTCTGGCCGAATGGCAGCGCGGCATCGAGCCGGTCGCCGCCTGCGGGAACGTGCGGGCCAAGCTCAGCGGCCTGGTGACGCTCGCGCACTGGGACCGCTGGTCGGTGGACGACCTCCGGCCGTACGTGGACCACGCCGTGGAGGTGTTCGGCGCCCGGCGGCTCATGTTCGGATCGGACTGGCCGACGAGCGAACTGGCCGCGACGTACCCCGAATCGCTGCGCGCGATCGCGTCGCTGCTCGGCGGCCTGCACCGCGACGTGTTCGCGGAGACCGCCGTCAGCACCTATCAACTGGAGCTCAGCGACGTACGTCCCGCCGGGCCGCGCTGA
- a CDS encoding FadR/GntR family transcriptional regulator — MRRQVLADPFAIPHAPAAEAAPPRARGTKLGINVVQQIVSDIVRGVLAPGSTLPPEAELCDQFGVSRTVIRESVKVVQEKGLVRIEHGRGTQVTDPRQWNLLDDVVLTAIIAHDANLSFLDELVATRTALEADMAAAAATAYTGEDRLRISASLELMRSKIDNVAEFAAADAHFHDMVMAASRNRLGRAIVNSIHDKARGSMRYHGEYNEAVMRQTLDEHQAIHDAILARDAAGAATAMRAHITGSWSRRRPRAEADATGSGARRQSAR, encoded by the coding sequence TTGAGGCGGCAGGTACTGGCTGACCCGTTCGCGATACCCCATGCGCCGGCCGCCGAGGCCGCGCCGCCCCGGGCCCGCGGCACCAAGCTGGGCATCAACGTGGTCCAGCAGATCGTCAGCGACATCGTGCGCGGCGTGCTCGCGCCGGGCTCGACGCTGCCGCCGGAGGCGGAGCTGTGCGACCAGTTCGGGGTCAGCCGCACGGTGATCCGCGAGTCCGTCAAGGTGGTGCAGGAGAAGGGCCTGGTCCGCATCGAGCACGGACGGGGCACCCAGGTCACCGATCCGCGGCAGTGGAACCTTCTCGACGACGTCGTGCTGACCGCCATCATCGCCCACGACGCCAACCTCTCCTTCCTGGACGAGCTCGTGGCCACGCGCACCGCGCTCGAGGCGGACATGGCCGCCGCCGCGGCGACCGCGTACACGGGAGAGGACAGGCTTCGCATCAGCGCGTCGCTCGAGCTGATGCGGTCGAAGATCGACAACGTGGCCGAGTTCGCCGCCGCGGACGCGCACTTCCATGACATGGTCATGGCCGCGTCGCGCAACCGGCTCGGGCGTGCGATCGTCAACAGCATCCACGACAAGGCTCGCGGAAGCATGCGCTACCACGGCGAGTACAACGAAGCAGTGATGCGCCAGACGCTGGACGAGCACCAAGCCATCCACGACGCGATCCTGGCCAGGGACGCCGCAGGCGCCGCCACGGCGATGCGCGCCCACATCACCGGCTCGTGGAGCCGGCGGCGGCCGCGGGCCGAGGCGGACGCCACCGGCTCGGGCGCGCGCCGGCAGTCGGCTCGCTGA
- a CDS encoding mandelate racemase/muconate lactonizing enzyme family protein, producing the protein MRITGYRALNTVQEWGRPVGDANGLYADGLTDVPIIVVTTDEGITGVGMGPHVELDAIFAAIDGEDPRAVTALYDRMLRQTFKAGHAGAVFGAIGAFDTALWDIKAKAAGQPLWRLLGGRDRVVPAYASGLDIGLDDDELVATYRAYADRGMRSAKLKGGLDVARDRHRLTLVHDVLAEAGGGARPGLMLDANECWNRKQAVRYVAELERTLDLIWIEEPVRRWDAEGLAAVGRGLRASVASGENLSGLEQFRPLLAAGALDIVQTASVWGVTHFLRVSTLAHAHDLPVSPIGTNPVGLLHAATSVPNHITSELQVLVPPVGVDLDLRIEDGAFVLGDAPGLGITLHEEAIAGCGLRPATVSFDGPGVRPERAGQRLLAAAC; encoded by the coding sequence ATGCGCATCACTGGGTACCGCGCCCTGAACACCGTGCAGGAATGGGGCCGGCCCGTCGGCGACGCCAACGGCCTCTACGCCGACGGCCTCACCGACGTGCCGATCATCGTGGTGACGACGGACGAGGGCATCACCGGCGTCGGGATGGGCCCGCACGTGGAGCTGGACGCGATCTTCGCCGCCATCGACGGCGAGGACCCGAGGGCGGTGACCGCGCTGTACGACCGGATGCTGCGGCAGACGTTCAAGGCCGGGCACGCCGGAGCGGTCTTCGGGGCGATCGGCGCGTTCGACACCGCACTGTGGGACATCAAGGCCAAGGCGGCCGGCCAGCCCCTGTGGCGCCTGCTGGGCGGGCGCGACCGGGTGGTGCCCGCCTATGCCTCCGGTCTCGACATCGGCCTCGACGACGACGAACTGGTCGCCACCTATCGCGCGTATGCCGATCGCGGCATGCGGTCGGCCAAGCTCAAGGGCGGACTCGACGTCGCACGCGACCGGCACCGGCTGACGCTGGTGCACGACGTGCTCGCCGAGGCGGGCGGCGGTGCTCGTCCGGGCCTCATGCTCGACGCGAACGAATGCTGGAACCGCAAGCAGGCGGTTCGGTACGTCGCGGAGCTGGAGCGCACCCTGGATCTGATCTGGATCGAGGAGCCGGTGCGGCGGTGGGACGCCGAAGGGCTGGCCGCGGTCGGGCGTGGCCTGCGGGCCTCGGTCGCCAGCGGCGAGAACCTCAGCGGGCTGGAGCAGTTCCGGCCGCTGCTGGCGGCCGGCGCACTGGACATCGTGCAGACGGCCTCGGTGTGGGGGGTGACCCACTTCCTGCGGGTGTCCACGCTGGCCCACGCCCATGACCTGCCGGTCAGCCCGATCGGCACCAATCCCGTCGGGCTGCTGCACGCGGCGACGTCAGTGCCCAACCACATCACCAGCGAGCTGCAGGTCCTTGTGCCACCCGTCGGTGTCGACCTCGATCTGCGGATCGAGGACGGGGCATTCGTGCTCGGCGATGCGCCGGGCCTCGGGATCACTCTGCACGAGGAGGCGATCGCTGGCTGCGGGCTGCGGCCGGCCACGGTGTCCTTCGACGGGCCGGGCGTCCGCCCGGAGCGGGCCGGCCAGCGGCTGCTCGCGGCCGCCTGCTGA
- a CDS encoding carbohydrate ABC transporter permease, whose amino-acid sequence MRGARLSRWLIAGPMALLALATIYPLVFTGNAAMKTRRDYILDRFAFADTLRWDNIATAWTSAGTARYFANSVIVVAGAVAMLLLLGSMAGFALSHLRFRGSRALFLGCLAALFVPFQVIMVPLVRTMADTGLVDTYPGLILAYTAQYLPFTIYLMASYYSAIPTEITDAARIDGNTTYGVYRRIMLPMGRPALLSVGVLNALFCWNDVLIALLMMPSAEHRTLMVGVTSLRGQYSADIPTFASGVLIAAVPVLAVYLFFQRRIADAVTAGSTKG is encoded by the coding sequence ATGCGCGGCGCACGACTCAGCCGGTGGCTCATCGCCGGACCCATGGCGCTGCTCGCCCTCGCGACGATCTACCCGCTGGTGTTCACCGGCAACGCGGCGATGAAGACCCGCCGCGACTACATCCTGGACCGGTTCGCGTTCGCGGACACGCTGCGCTGGGACAACATCGCCACGGCCTGGACCAGCGCGGGCACGGCGCGCTACTTCGCCAACTCGGTGATCGTGGTGGCCGGCGCCGTCGCGATGCTGCTGCTGCTGGGCTCGATGGCCGGGTTCGCGCTGAGCCACCTGCGGTTCCGTGGGTCGCGGGCCCTGTTTCTGGGGTGCCTCGCGGCGCTGTTCGTGCCGTTCCAGGTGATCATGGTGCCGCTGGTGCGGACCATGGCGGACACCGGGCTGGTGGACACCTATCCCGGGCTGATCCTCGCCTACACGGCGCAGTACCTGCCCTTCACGATCTACCTGATGGCCAGCTACTACAGCGCCATCCCGACGGAGATCACGGATGCGGCGCGCATCGACGGCAACACGACCTACGGGGTCTACCGCAGGATCATGCTGCCGATGGGCCGGCCGGCGCTGCTCTCGGTCGGCGTGCTCAACGCGCTGTTCTGCTGGAACGACGTGCTCATCGCGCTGCTGATGATGCCGTCCGCGGAGCACCGCACCCTCATGGTCGGGGTGACGTCGCTGCGCGGTCAGTACTCGGCCGACATCCCCACCTTCGCCTCGGGGGTGCTGATCGCAGCCGTGCCCGTACTGGCGGTCTACCTCTTCTTCCAGCGCCGGATCGCCGACGCTGTCACCGCTGGTTCGACGAAAGGCTGA